CGGAATAAAGCCTGTTCTAAGAGGGGCTATCTCCATCACTACTTACACCTTTTTAGAAACAGTTGTCTTTCTCATGATACTTCCTTATGTAAATCAACAAAAAAAGATAACAAAGAGTTTCTTACTGGGTACGCTTCTAGGCGGTATTGTAATTTTCATTACGCTTATCGTTTCCATTCTGGTGCTAGGCCCGGATCTAACGACCAGAGATGTATATCCTAGTTATAACATCGCAAGGCGCATATCTGTTGGTGGATTCTTCGAACGGGTTGAAGCCATGATAGCTCTACAGTGGATGTTAACTTTGTTCATAAAAGTAACTTTGTACTTCTATGCTTTCATTCTGGGGTTATCCCAATTATTAAACTTAAAAGAGTATCGAGTATTATCCTTACCCACAGGGATAATTTTAGTGGCACTCGCTCCACTCATTGCCCCGAATTTCACTTATTATAACGCTATTTTTGATAATTATTGGGTGTACTATGTTATAACCTTTGGGATATTTCTACCCTTGGTGTTATTAAGTGTGGGCATGTTTCGTAGAGCACTCAGCAAAGACTTGACATCTCGGAACTAAAGATTGTATGGGAGGTTGTAAATATTGAGTATAGTAGCGATCCTCATCATTGTAGCCGTTATTATAGCCATCGAAGTGCCTCTTATGCTAAGGAAAAAATTAATCAAGGAGCTTTGGGTTTTTTCATTTCTTCTGTTGCTGGGAACTTTTTTTAGTCTGATTTACGTAATGAATATCACGATCTCCGACCCATTAGCTTGGATGGTGTTCATCTATAAACCTGTAGCCGATATGGTAAATGCCTGGTTATCTTAAAAATAATGGGACCACACTCGAGAGAACTGACGGAGGAATACATCATGAAACGAGGATCACTTCTGCTT
This window of the Paenibacillus sp. FSL R10-2734 genome carries:
- a CDS encoding endospore germination permease → MLEKGKISTRQLAILVMLLTIGDSILIIPSSTTHYARQNAWISTLIGMIAGLLAVYMYSKFAKSYPKLTLIQAIQKTFGKWIGTIISLTVLMYFLMVAVGSMREIGDFVTSEMLPGTPIPATLILFILIVIMASRLGIEVIGRASEIFIPMFIVLFLIQTSAIIPQMEMVRMLPILEDGIKPVLRGAISITTYTFLETVVFLMILPYVNQQKKITKSFLLGTLLGGIVIFITLIVSILVLGPDLTTRDVYPSYNIARRISVGGFFERVEAMIALQWMLTLFIKVTLYFYAFILGLSQLLNLKEYRVLSLPTGIILVALAPLIAPNFTYYNAIFDNYWVYYVITFGIFLPLVLLSVGMFRRALSKDLTSRN